A genomic window from Streptomyces sp. WMMC940 includes:
- a CDS encoding YunG family protein, with translation MTPLLLTDIERAVRSSWSAETCTPEFRSRWSPDNPARDQCGVTAMVLNDLLGGELIRGEVHVNGERVDYHWWNRLGLGLEIDLTREQFGPEETVTEGVVIPRPPVTEWRRLREEYELLRDRVMDKLNRQQSRISGDTSCLSIPRFRGDLPMQPAPR, from the coding sequence ATGACACCGTTGCTTCTCACCGACATCGAGCGAGCCGTTCGCAGCAGTTGGAGTGCCGAGACGTGCACGCCTGAGTTCCGATCGCGCTGGAGCCCGGACAACCCGGCTCGGGACCAGTGCGGTGTGACGGCCATGGTGCTCAATGACCTGCTGGGAGGTGAGCTGATCCGGGGAGAAGTACACGTCAACGGCGAGCGTGTGGACTACCACTGGTGGAACCGCCTGGGCCTGGGCCTTGAGATCGACCTCACCCGCGAGCAGTTCGGGCCGGAGGAGACTGTCACCGAGGGTGTTGTCATTCCCCGACCGCCCGTGACCGAATGGCGCAGACTTCGTGAGGAGTACGAGCTTCTCCGCGATCGTGTCATGGACAAGCTCAACCGGCAGCAGTCGAGGATCTCCGGCGATACGTCTTGTCTGTCAATCCCCCGGTTTCGTGGAGACCTTCCTATGCAGCCAGCTCCCCGGTGA
- a CDS encoding IS3 family transposase has protein sequence MGEVAVADPASVVGVISDFRTEHGISHRVSCRALGVSEAWFYKHRTRRPTRRELRRQRLIEAVKEEFDDSGGTYGSPKIWIRLVRQGWRVSVNTVAKIMSEFGLVARKVRRRRGLTRPGKRLAAPDFVRRDFTAEAPDLVWCGDMTEIDAGEGKLYLATVIDLFSRRLLGYAMGARHDADLVVAALHMAAATRGGDVRGVIFHSDRGSEYGSRKFRRACRKLGVTQSMGRVGSCFDNAVSEAFNSVLKVEYVHRRTFATRTEARIRIATWITDFYNARRLHSVCGWKSPIDYEHDYWAGFTGELAA, from the coding sequence GTGGGTGAAGTAGCCGTGGCGGACCCGGCGTCCGTCGTCGGGGTGATCAGCGACTTCAGGACCGAGCACGGCATTTCGCACCGTGTCTCCTGCCGCGCTCTGGGCGTGAGCGAGGCATGGTTCTACAAGCACCGCACCCGTCGGCCCACCCGGCGTGAGCTGCGCAGACAGCGTCTGATCGAAGCGGTGAAGGAGGAGTTCGACGACTCCGGCGGCACCTACGGCTCGCCGAAGATCTGGATCAGGCTGGTGAGGCAGGGCTGGCGGGTCTCCGTGAACACCGTCGCGAAGATCATGTCGGAGTTCGGCCTGGTCGCGCGGAAGGTACGAAGACGGCGGGGGCTGACCCGGCCGGGGAAACGGCTGGCCGCCCCGGACTTCGTGCGCCGCGACTTCACCGCCGAGGCGCCCGACCTGGTCTGGTGCGGAGACATGACCGAGATCGACGCCGGCGAGGGCAAGCTCTATCTGGCCACGGTCATAGACCTGTTCTCCCGCCGCCTGCTCGGCTATGCGATGGGCGCCCGCCACGATGCCGACCTGGTCGTCGCTGCCCTCCACATGGCCGCCGCCACCCGCGGCGGGGACGTCCGCGGTGTGATCTTCCACAGCGATCGCGGAAGCGAGTACGGCTCGCGGAAGTTCCGCCGGGCCTGCCGGAAGCTGGGCGTCACCCAGTCCATGGGCCGGGTCGGATCATGTTTCGACAACGCCGTCAGCGAGGCGTTCAACAGCGTGCTGAAGGTCGAGTACGTCCATCGCCGGACCTTCGCCACCCGCACCGAGGCCCGGATCCGGATCGCGACCTGGATCACCGACTTCTACAACGCTCGACGACTACACAGCGTGTGCGGCTGGAAGAGCCCGATCGACTACGAACACGACTACTGGGCCGGCTTCACCGGGGAGCTGGCTGCATAG
- a CDS encoding transposase yields MAEKRRKFDPEFREGAVRIVTETGKTIAEVAEDLGINETTLASWVSRARRAGIAPAGGSDELERLRREVAQLKREKKELVMERDVLKRCMVLWVK; encoded by the coding sequence ATGGCGGAGAAGCGACGGAAGTTCGATCCGGAGTTCCGTGAGGGGGCCGTACGGATCGTGACGGAGACCGGCAAGACGATCGCCGAGGTCGCCGAAGACCTGGGGATCAACGAGACCACTCTGGCGAGTTGGGTCTCCCGCGCCCGTCGGGCAGGGATCGCACCGGCCGGCGGGAGTGACGAGCTGGAGCGTCTGCGGCGTGAGGTCGCCCAGCTCAAGCGGGAGAAGAAGGAACTGGTCATGGAGCGTGATGTCCTCAAACGCTGCATGGTCCTGTGGGTGAAGTAG
- a CDS encoding carbonic anhydrase, translating into MTDAQTPTPREAFETLLAGNQRFVAGSPDHPNQDAARRTEVVPAQNPFAVIFGCSDSRLAAEIIFDRGLGDLFVVRTAGHVMGPEVLGSIEYAVSVLGSPLVVVLGHDACGAVAATRSAVQDGTTAGGYVRDVIERVTPSVLAARAAGHTEDTDFITEHIRHTVDLLLDRSRILADAVEADDAAVVGLSYRLADGIAQLVTTRGLDTPVASAP; encoded by the coding sequence ATGACCGACGCCCAGACTCCGACGCCCCGTGAAGCCTTCGAGACGCTCCTGGCCGGCAACCAGCGCTTCGTCGCCGGCTCACCGGACCACCCGAACCAGGACGCTGCCCGCCGCACCGAGGTCGTCCCCGCCCAGAACCCATTCGCGGTGATCTTCGGATGCTCCGACTCCCGGCTGGCCGCTGAGATCATCTTCGACCGCGGGCTGGGCGACCTGTTCGTGGTGCGCACTGCAGGGCACGTCATGGGGCCGGAAGTGCTCGGCAGCATCGAGTACGCGGTCAGCGTCCTCGGATCGCCGCTGGTCGTCGTGCTCGGCCACGACGCCTGCGGCGCGGTCGCGGCCACCCGCTCCGCCGTCCAGGACGGCACAACAGCCGGAGGCTACGTGCGGGACGTCATCGAACGCGTGACCCCCAGCGTGCTGGCGGCGCGCGCCGCCGGACACACCGAGGACACCGACTTCATCACCGAGCACATCCGGCACACGGTGGACCTGTTGCTGGACCGCTCCCGCATCCTCGCGGACGCCGTCGAAGCCGACGACGCCGCGGTCGTGGGCCTGTCCTATCGGCTCGCCGACGGCATCGCCCAGCTGGTCACCACCCGCGGCCTTGACACGCCCGTCGCCTCCGCGCCATGA
- a CDS encoding cytochrome c biogenesis CcdA family protein produces MSDLPLALALGAGMLAAVNPCGFALLPAYLSLLVLGDDTPSRTAAVGRALAATAAITLGFAALFGVFGLAIQPVAGQVQQHLPWFTIAFGVLIATAGGWLLAGRQLPTLTPKLRRAPKVTRSLPSMALFGMAYATASLGCTIAPFLAIVVSAFRTGSTGEGVALFTAYAAGMGLIVGAASLTVALTRTTAVTRLRRLGAIAPRLGGGLLLLVGAYVGYYGWYEIRLQDAPSMTDPVIDAAGTLQRAIADGVDALGPASIAILVVLLFIAALLIRRRARHTDLSDTGPQRTPEVR; encoded by the coding sequence ATGTCCGACCTGCCTCTCGCCCTCGCACTCGGCGCCGGGATGCTCGCCGCCGTCAACCCCTGTGGCTTCGCCCTGCTCCCCGCCTACCTCTCGCTCCTCGTCCTCGGCGACGACACCCCCAGCCGCACCGCCGCCGTCGGCCGGGCCCTGGCCGCAACTGCCGCGATCACTCTCGGATTCGCCGCTCTCTTCGGTGTGTTCGGCCTGGCGATCCAGCCGGTCGCGGGGCAGGTGCAGCAGCACCTGCCCTGGTTCACCATCGCCTTCGGCGTTCTCATAGCCACCGCGGGCGGATGGCTGCTCGCCGGCCGCCAGCTGCCGACCCTTACACCGAAGCTCCGGCGGGCACCGAAGGTGACCCGCTCCCTGCCCTCGATGGCACTGTTCGGCATGGCGTACGCCACGGCCTCCCTGGGCTGCACCATCGCCCCCTTCCTCGCCATCGTCGTCTCCGCCTTCCGCACCGGCTCCACCGGCGAAGGCGTCGCCCTGTTCACCGCCTACGCCGCCGGCATGGGCCTGATCGTCGGCGCCGCCTCCCTGACCGTCGCCCTCACCCGCACCACCGCCGTCACCCGACTGCGCCGCCTCGGCGCGATCGCACCCCGCCTCGGCGGCGGCCTGCTCCTCCTGGTCGGCGCCTACGTCGGCTACTACGGCTGGTACGAGATCCGGCTCCAAGACGCCCCGTCCATGACTGACCCGGTCATCGACGCGGCCGGCACCCTCCAACGCGCCATCGCGGACGGCGTGGATGCCCTCGGTCCAGCCTCCATCGCCATCCTCGTCGTGCTCCTGTTCATCGCGGCACTGTTGATCCGCCGCCGAGCGCGCCACACCGACCTCTCCGACACCGGACCACAGCGCACCCCGGAAGTCCGATGA
- a CDS encoding redoxin domain-containing protein — MRPRTVIPATVAAALLALTGCGANGGSDSAGDAGAVSPSTASSPAQPSAGSDGSGTGAGGAKVPAALDFTATTVDGKPFDARTLAGKPTVLWFWAPWCPKCKAQAAETAKVAADNAGKANVVGVAGLDKNAAMKDFVSATGTGSFPQLSDEKGEVWKRFKVTEQSRYVILDKDGTTVYEGVLPAGKGLADKVAGLTG, encoded by the coding sequence ATGCGTCCCCGCACCGTCATTCCGGCCACCGTCGCCGCTGCGCTGCTCGCTCTCACCGGGTGCGGTGCGAACGGCGGCTCGGATTCCGCCGGTGACGCGGGGGCAGTCTCCCCGTCGACGGCATCGTCCCCCGCCCAGCCTTCCGCCGGCTCGGACGGGAGCGGTACCGGGGCGGGCGGGGCCAAGGTGCCCGCGGCGCTGGACTTCACTGCCACCACGGTGGACGGCAAGCCGTTCGACGCGAGGACGCTCGCGGGCAAGCCGACCGTCCTGTGGTTCTGGGCACCGTGGTGCCCCAAGTGCAAGGCCCAGGCGGCCGAGACGGCCAAGGTCGCCGCGGACAACGCAGGCAAGGCGAACGTCGTCGGCGTCGCCGGCCTCGACAAGAACGCCGCGATGAAGGACTTCGTCTCCGCCACGGGCACCGGCTCCTTCCCGCAGCTCTCGGATGAGAAGGGTGAGGTGTGGAAGCGGTTCAAGGTCACCGAGCAGAGCCGGTACGTGATCCTCGACAAGGACGGCACCACCGTCTATGAAGGCGTGCTGCCGGCCGGCAAGGGTCTGGCCGACAAGGTCGCCGGGCTCACCGGCTGA
- a CDS encoding Crp/Fnr family transcriptional regulator has protein sequence MNHAVSDDYAERTWCLAEVDIFCDLSEQEMEAIAAAAPMKTYHAGEILYSPTQPSEVLFILKKGRVRIFRVSADGRALTTAIISPGTIFGEMVLLGQHMYDNYAEALDDTVVCVMSRADVHKFLLSDARIAARITAILGRRLSDLEQRLSDSVFKTVAQRVATTLVTLSTAQPPGSPLLPGGRHPQIALTHEQLAALAGTSRETCTKVLRGLADDGMLRLARGRITVLDRERLQDSAG, from the coding sequence ATGAACCACGCCGTATCGGACGACTACGCCGAGCGGACCTGGTGCCTGGCCGAGGTCGACATCTTCTGCGACCTCTCCGAGCAGGAGATGGAAGCCATCGCCGCCGCGGCACCGATGAAGACCTACCACGCGGGCGAGATCCTCTACTCGCCCACCCAGCCCTCCGAAGTCCTGTTCATCCTGAAAAAGGGCCGGGTTCGCATCTTCCGTGTCTCCGCCGACGGACGGGCGCTCACGACCGCGATCATCTCCCCGGGCACGATCTTCGGCGAGATGGTCCTGCTCGGACAGCACATGTACGACAACTACGCCGAAGCACTCGACGACACCGTCGTCTGCGTCATGAGCCGCGCCGACGTGCACAAATTCCTCTTGTCGGACGCCCGGATCGCCGCCCGGATCACCGCGATCCTCGGCCGCCGGCTGTCCGACCTCGAACAGCGATTGTCCGACAGCGTCTTCAAGACCGTCGCCCAGCGCGTGGCGACCACCCTGGTCACGTTGAGCACCGCCCAGCCGCCGGGCAGTCCGCTGCTGCCAGGCGGACGCCACCCGCAGATCGCCCTCACCCACGAGCAGCTCGCGGCGCTCGCCGGTACCTCCCGCGAGACCTGCACCAAAGTGCTGCGCGGTCTTGCCGACGACGGGATGCTCCGGCTCGCCCGCGGGCGTATCACCGTGCTCGACCGAGAGCGGCTCCAGGACTCAGCGGGCTGA
- a CDS encoding class I SAM-dependent methyltransferase, which translates to MNHEEIKSCCADAYSKDIVAMLLGDSYHPGGTALTRRLADRLALTPGLRVLDVASGRGTTALLLADVYGVRADGVNYAPANTALAQGAAEAAGLTDRAAFTTGDAEHLPYDDGIFDAVVSECALCTFPDKPRAAAEVARVLKPGGSLGLTDVTADTDRLRPELRGLTARIACIADARPLDDYAELLAAAGLRTLTTERHDEAMIRMIDQIQARLDLLRITAPTRLADAGVDVGAAPAVLDAARAAVTDGVLGYALLTAVKPSP; encoded by the coding sequence GTGAACCACGAGGAGATCAAGTCCTGCTGCGCGGACGCGTACTCGAAGGACATCGTCGCGATGCTGCTCGGGGACTCCTACCATCCCGGCGGCACCGCGCTGACCCGCCGCCTCGCCGACCGGCTCGCGCTCACTCCCGGCCTGCGGGTCCTCGACGTCGCATCAGGCCGCGGCACCACCGCGCTCCTGCTCGCGGATGTCTACGGAGTCAGGGCCGACGGCGTCAACTACGCACCGGCCAACACCGCCCTCGCCCAGGGAGCCGCCGAAGCCGCAGGGCTCACCGACCGGGCCGCCTTCACCACCGGCGACGCCGAGCATCTCCCTTACGACGACGGCATCTTCGACGCGGTGGTGTCCGAGTGCGCGCTGTGCACCTTTCCCGACAAGCCCAGGGCAGCAGCCGAAGTCGCCCGCGTGCTGAAACCCGGCGGAAGCCTCGGCCTCACCGACGTCACCGCCGACACCGACCGCCTCCGGCCCGAACTGCGCGGGCTGACCGCCCGCATCGCCTGCATCGCCGACGCCCGCCCGCTCGACGACTACGCCGAGCTCCTCGCCGCTGCCGGGCTGCGCACCCTCACCACGGAGCGGCACGACGAGGCGATGATTCGCATGATCGACCAGATCCAGGCCCGCCTCGACCTGCTCCGTATCACCGCCCCGACCCGCCTCGCCGACGCGGGCGTCGACGTGGGCGCGGCCCCGGCCGTGCTGGACGCTGCCCGCGCCGCCGTCACCGACGGCGTTCTCGGCTACGCCCTGCTGACCGCCGTGAAGCCATCGCCCTGA
- a CDS encoding radical SAM protein, giving the protein MTQAPAPRRKADRDEVFVEFTKSICPLCKTPIDAQVNIRAEKVYLRKRCREHGEFEALVYGDAEEYLSSARFNKPGTIPLTFQTEVKDGCPSDCGLCPEHKQHACLGVIEVNTGCNLDCPICFADSGHQSDGYSITLEQCERMLDAFVASEGEPEVVMFSGGEPTIHKHILDFIDLAQARPIKNVNLNTNGIRLATDKNFVAELGKRNQVPGRSVNVYLQFDGFDERTHLEIRGRDLRTFKQRALDNCAEAGLTVTLVAAVERGLNEHELGAIIEYGIDHPAVRSVAFQPVTHSGRHVEFDPLERLTNPDVIRLINAQRPPWFRKGDFFPVPCCFPTCRSITYLLVDGEPGNRTVVPVPRLLNVEDYLDYVTNRVMPDAGIREALEKLWSASAFMGTETTEDKLRATAEALDCADACGIDLPEAVKQLNDKAFMIVVQDFQDPYTLNVKQLMKCCVEEITPDGRLIPFCAYNSVGYREQVRAEMSGVPVAPVAPNALPLEGRLTTTPYGSKTTRIGSEERRP; this is encoded by the coding sequence ATGACCCAGGCACCGGCGCCGAGGCGCAAGGCGGACCGGGACGAGGTGTTCGTGGAGTTCACCAAGTCGATCTGTCCGCTGTGCAAGACACCCATCGACGCGCAGGTCAACATCCGCGCGGAAAAGGTGTATCTGCGCAAACGCTGCCGTGAGCACGGCGAGTTCGAGGCGCTGGTGTACGGGGACGCGGAGGAGTACCTGTCCTCGGCGCGGTTCAACAAGCCCGGCACGATCCCCCTGACCTTCCAGACCGAGGTGAAGGACGGCTGCCCGTCCGACTGCGGGCTGTGCCCGGAGCACAAGCAGCACGCCTGCCTGGGCGTCATCGAGGTGAATACCGGCTGCAACCTTGACTGCCCGATCTGCTTCGCCGACTCCGGGCACCAGAGCGACGGCTACTCGATCACCCTTGAGCAGTGCGAGCGGATGCTCGACGCCTTCGTCGCCTCCGAGGGCGAGCCGGAGGTGGTGATGTTCTCCGGCGGCGAGCCCACCATCCACAAGCACATCCTCGACTTCATCGACCTCGCCCAGGCTCGCCCGATCAAGAACGTCAACCTCAACACCAACGGCATCCGCCTGGCCACCGACAAGAACTTCGTGGCCGAGCTCGGCAAACGCAACCAGGTCCCCGGCAGGTCGGTGAACGTCTACCTCCAGTTCGACGGCTTCGACGAGCGCACCCATCTGGAGATCCGCGGCCGGGACCTGCGCACGTTCAAGCAGCGGGCGCTGGACAACTGCGCCGAGGCCGGGCTGACCGTCACCCTAGTCGCGGCCGTGGAGCGCGGCCTGAATGAGCACGAGCTCGGAGCGATCATCGAGTACGGCATCGACCACCCCGCCGTACGGTCCGTGGCCTTCCAGCCGGTCACCCACTCCGGACGGCACGTGGAGTTCGACCCGTTGGAGAGGCTCACCAACCCGGACGTCATCCGGCTGATCAACGCACAACGGCCCCCCTGGTTCCGGAAGGGCGACTTCTTCCCCGTACCGTGCTGCTTCCCCACCTGCCGCTCCATCACCTACCTCCTGGTGGACGGCGAACCGGGCAACCGCACCGTCGTGCCCGTCCCGCGGCTGCTGAACGTGGAGGACTATCTCGATTACGTCACCAACCGCGTCATGCCCGATGCCGGCATCCGCGAGGCCCTGGAGAAACTGTGGTCGGCCTCCGCGTTCATGGGGACCGAGACGACCGAGGACAAGCTCCGCGCGACCGCCGAGGCTCTGGACTGCGCGGACGCCTGCGGCATCGACCTGCCGGAGGCGGTGAAGCAGTTGAACGACAAGGCGTTCATGATCGTCGTGCAGGACTTCCAGGACCCCTACACCCTCAACGTCAAGCAGCTGATGAAGTGCTGCGTCGAGGAGATCACCCCCGACGGCCGGCTCATCCCGTTCTGCGCCTACAACTCCGTCGGCTACCGCGAACAGGTCCGCGCCGAGATGTCCGGCGTCCCCGTCGCTCCGGTGGCCCCGAACGCGCTGCCCCTCGAGGGACGGCTGACGACGACCCCGTACGGCTCGAAGACCACCCGCATTGGGAGCGAGGAGCGCCGGCCGTGA
- a CDS encoding MauE/DoxX family redox-associated membrane protein, giving the protein MVLRIVLGTVYTAMAIGQLASLGHMPGILAAYGLVDGAGATALAVALIAGELVAGVCFLARPRSKALAPVWVYTGVSVVWTVLAAQAFARGLAVDNCGCFGLYLTQRLSWFVLVQDALTLLYAGILIHSARRSPAPLPSDEGEETSREVRIP; this is encoded by the coding sequence ATGGTGCTGCGGATCGTGCTCGGGACGGTGTACACGGCGATGGCGATCGGCCAGCTCGCCTCCCTCGGGCACATGCCCGGGATTCTGGCCGCGTACGGGCTGGTGGACGGCGCCGGGGCGACCGCGCTGGCCGTGGCACTGATCGCGGGCGAGCTGGTGGCTGGCGTCTGCTTCCTGGCCCGCCCTCGCTCGAAGGCCCTGGCGCCGGTGTGGGTGTACACGGGTGTATCGGTGGTGTGGACGGTGCTGGCCGCGCAGGCGTTCGCGCGGGGGCTAGCGGTGGACAACTGCGGCTGCTTCGGCCTCTACCTCACGCAGCGGCTGAGCTGGTTCGTTCTCGTCCAGGACGCCCTGACCCTGCTCTACGCGGGCATCCTGATCCACTCCGCCCGCCGGTCGCCCGCCCCGCTGCCCTCCGACGAGGGGGAGGAGACGAGCCGTGAAGTCCGCATCCCGTGA
- a CDS encoding DUF3179 domain-containing (seleno)protein has product MGVRVGKERLAIDKDLVRTHRTVRAEVGGTRVEARWDDQLGTAHVFQQEGERWEPADCLDAMWFAWYAFYPGGQVRT; this is encoded by the coding sequence ATCGGCGTCCGCGTTGGCAAGGAGCGCCTCGCCATCGACAAGGACCTCGTCCGCACGCACCGGACCGTGCGCGCCGAGGTAGGCGGCACACGAGTGGAGGCCCGCTGGGACGACCAGCTCGGCACCGCCCACGTCTTCCAGCAAGAGGGTGAGCGGTGGGAGCCGGCGGACTGTCTGGACGCCATGTGGTTCGCCTGGTACGCGTTCTATCCAGGCGGCCAGGTGCGGACATGA
- a CDS encoding TetR/AcrR family transcriptional regulator encodes MGFGNRGVIADNDPVEQEKAQRPGHRGDRPAAVGGRLGDRAGGPGPHLAVPDRAHQPVRRVLHTRARRPARRVRPETGRRLHPSSAIAQPTGRFQPPDVRRRQILDATSALLLDDGYEALTISKVAARAGVAKGTVYLYFDSKQELLAALQAEMWDRMLQRPAALLERPGLTWTERLDGLVAAWIAAEQNHHELYHQLFHEPGGATGEEPATAARDLLVTLLTEGHVAGEFDVPDPELTADFLAHA; translated from the coding sequence ATCGGCTTCGGCAACCGAGGGGTCATCGCGGACAACGACCCGGTCGAGCAGGAGAAGGCACAACGCCCTGGACATCGCGGAGATCGTCCGGCAGCTGTTGGAGGAAGACTGGGAGATCGAGCCGGAGGACCTGGCCCGCATCTCGCCGTACCTGACCGAGCACATCAACCGGTTCGGCGAGTACTCCACACACGAGCTCGGCGTCCAGCCCGACGCGTACGACCCGAAACTGGACGTCGACTTCACCCCAGCTCCGCGATCGCCCAGCCCACCGGCCGCTTCCAGCCCCCGGATGTCCGCCGCCGCCAGATCCTCGACGCCACGTCCGCCCTGCTCCTGGACGACGGCTACGAGGCCCTGACGATCAGCAAGGTCGCCGCCCGCGCCGGGGTCGCCAAAGGCACGGTCTACCTCTACTTCGACTCCAAACAGGAACTCCTGGCCGCCCTCCAGGCCGAGATGTGGGACCGCATGCTCCAGCGGCCCGCCGCCCTCCTGGAACGGCCCGGCCTGACCTGGACCGAACGTCTCGACGGACTCGTCGCCGCCTGGATCGCCGCCGAACAGAACCACCACGAGCTCTACCATCAGCTCTTCCACGAACCCGGCGGCGCCACCGGCGAGGAACCCGCCACCGCCGCCCGCGACCTGCTCGTCACCCTCCTCACGGAAGGCCACGTGGCGGGTGAGTTCGACGTGCCCGACCCCGAACTCACCGCGGACTTCCTCGCCCACGCCTAA
- a CDS encoding HD domain-containing protein, translating to MDLSLPDPCADFDLPRTELTSRALRFVADAEPGFLYRHSVRSYLFARTLADLQGLRPGADYDDEVVFLGCVLHDLGLCEQGNGGQRFEVDGADLAARFLREHGADEARVAVVWDAIALHTSDGIAHRKGPEVALTQAGAAVDVLGRGGEQLPPGFADRVHAAFPRDDLAYAITDAIVAQALENPAKASPLSFPGQVLRRHLPEGTLPDWHDLIAHSAWGDQPAGKAAGAGTTP from the coding sequence GTGGACCTTTCCCTCCCCGACCCGTGTGCGGACTTCGACCTGCCGCGTACCGAGCTGACCTCACGTGCGCTGCGGTTCGTCGCGGACGCCGAGCCCGGCTTCCTGTACCGGCACAGCGTGCGCAGCTATCTGTTCGCCCGCACCCTGGCCGACCTGCAGGGACTGCGGCCCGGCGCCGACTACGACGACGAGGTGGTGTTCCTGGGCTGCGTCCTGCACGATCTGGGCCTGTGCGAGCAGGGCAACGGAGGCCAGCGGTTCGAGGTGGACGGGGCCGACCTGGCCGCCCGGTTCCTGCGGGAACACGGGGCAGACGAGGCGCGGGTCGCGGTGGTGTGGGACGCCATCGCGCTGCACACATCGGACGGGATCGCGCACCGCAAGGGTCCGGAAGTCGCGCTGACCCAGGCAGGCGCCGCCGTTGACGTGCTGGGACGCGGCGGGGAGCAACTGCCGCCAGGCTTCGCGGACCGTGTCCACGCCGCATTCCCCCGGGACGACCTGGCCTATGCGATCACCGACGCGATCGTCGCGCAGGCCCTGGAGAACCCGGCCAAGGCCAGCCCTTTGAGCTTCCCCGGCCAGGTACTGCGCCGCCATCTGCCGGAAGGCACACTGCCCGACTGGCACGACCTGATCGCCCACTCAGCATGGGGTGACCAGCCTGCGGGGAAAGCGGCGGGTGCCGGGACAACCCCATGA
- a CDS encoding GlxA family transcriptional regulator — protein MTVIAILALDGVLPFELSVPGQVFGTANEVAATRHYQLRVCAPHPTVTTSPEHGAFQIQVPYRLDALTEADTVIVPAHAGFLDPPPGPVVTALRDAAARGARMASVCVGAFTLAATGLLDGHKATTHWQYADELTRRHPRVAVDSGVLFVDNGDLITSAGVAAALDLCLHLVHRDLGADCAAATARRTVMPLQRDGGQAQFIEPSQTAATGTTLLGPTLHWMAGNLHRPLTLADIAGHAAMSVRSLNRHFRAQTGTTPKQWLLRARVRRAQQLLETTDLPVERIADASGFGSAVTLRHHFARVAGTSPHAYRTAFQAR, from the coding sequence ATGACGGTCATCGCCATCCTCGCTCTCGACGGCGTCCTGCCCTTCGAGCTGTCCGTACCCGGCCAGGTCTTCGGCACGGCCAACGAGGTCGCCGCCACCCGGCACTACCAGCTGCGGGTGTGTGCCCCCCACCCGACCGTCACCACCTCACCGGAACACGGAGCGTTTCAGATCCAGGTGCCGTACCGGCTGGACGCCCTCACGGAGGCGGACACCGTCATCGTCCCCGCCCACGCCGGTTTCCTCGACCCTCCGCCCGGCCCCGTGGTGACGGCCCTGCGCGACGCGGCAGCCCGCGGCGCCCGCATGGCCTCGGTGTGCGTCGGCGCGTTCACACTCGCCGCCACCGGTCTACTCGACGGGCACAAGGCCACCACCCACTGGCAGTACGCGGACGAACTCACCCGCCGCCATCCGCGCGTGGCCGTGGACAGCGGTGTCCTGTTCGTCGACAACGGCGACCTGATCACGTCGGCCGGCGTCGCCGCAGCGCTGGACCTGTGCTTGCACCTGGTCCACCGCGACCTGGGCGCGGACTGTGCGGCGGCTACCGCACGCCGCACCGTGATGCCGTTGCAACGCGACGGTGGGCAGGCCCAGTTCATCGAGCCGTCCCAGACTGCGGCGACCGGCACCACCCTGCTGGGCCCGACACTGCACTGGATGGCCGGCAACCTGCACCGCCCGCTCACACTGGCAGATATCGCGGGTCACGCGGCGATGAGCGTGCGCAGCCTCAACCGGCACTTCCGCGCGCAGACGGGCACCACGCCGAAGCAGTGGCTGCTGCGCGCTCGCGTCCGCCGCGCCCAGCAACTCCTGGAGACGACCGACCTCCCGGTCGAGCGCATCGCCGACGCGAGCGGATTCGGCTCCGCAGTGACGCTGCGACACCATTTCGCCCGCGTGGCAGGCACGTCACCGCACGCGTACCGCACTGCGTTCCAAGCACGGTGA